From a single Sporosarcina oncorhynchi genomic region:
- a CDS encoding S9 family peptidase, producing the protein MKPPIAKHIPHPHELHGDVREDDYYWMKDKENPEVIQYLEDENRYYKEIMEPLKDSTEQIYQSMMDRVPDSEVDVPIQRGPYFYYSLLDKAKQYPIFARKKAESRDHLDEASEEIVLDLNDLATQSDYLNVTVQRMSSDHTRLAYLENRDGTDRYTVFVKDMATGELLPDRIADVFLYGSLEWSDCGNYLFYITVDENQRPSQLWRHRLGEDTKSDEMLYEETDDTFSLYMDKSQSGKFIFIYSGSKTTSEVRMLDAASPLSSLQVLDARHEGILYQVEHWEDDLLILTNEGATNFQLLRCPLTDIHARANVMPYNEDRYLQAVYPFHDKLLVAGRENGLTQVWVLQDDSLEPIRWDEPLYSVSVLSNQSYDTTEALISYESLLTPETTYGLDLLSGQKQQLQVAPVSGEYDPARFRQEHLWATAEDGVKVPMTMVYREGALDNGPAPLILHAYGSYGSNSDPYFNPYRLPLLEKGIVFVTAQVRGGSEMGWNWYEDGKMENKRNTFTDFIAAAKHLIDENYTTKDQLAARGGSAGGLLVGAVANMAGDLFQVIVPEVPFVDVVTTMLDTTIPLTTLEWDEWGNPQKKDDYFYMKSYSPYDNVEAKEYPNLYITTGLNDPRVGYWEPAKWVARLRELKTDDNTLVMKTNMGAGHFGESGRFNHLKEAAACYAFMLDKIGANQK; encoded by the coding sequence ATGAAACCACCTATTGCAAAACACATTCCACATCCCCACGAACTGCATGGCGATGTGCGCGAAGATGATTATTATTGGATGAAAGATAAAGAAAACCCAGAGGTCATTCAATACTTGGAGGATGAAAACCGTTATTACAAAGAAATTATGGAACCGTTGAAAGACAGTACGGAGCAGATCTATCAAAGCATGATGGATCGAGTGCCTGATTCTGAAGTGGATGTCCCCATTCAACGTGGTCCGTATTTCTATTATTCCCTACTGGACAAAGCGAAACAATATCCGATTTTCGCGCGCAAGAAAGCGGAAAGCCGCGACCATTTGGATGAAGCATCAGAAGAAATTGTGCTCGATTTAAATGACCTCGCTACACAGAGTGACTATTTAAATGTGACTGTGCAACGTATGAGTTCCGATCATACTCGCCTTGCCTATTTAGAAAACCGAGACGGTACAGACCGCTATACGGTGTTTGTGAAAGATATGGCAACGGGCGAGCTATTACCAGACCGAATTGCAGATGTATTTTTATATGGTAGTTTGGAATGGAGCGATTGCGGAAATTATCTCTTTTATATTACAGTCGATGAAAACCAGCGTCCTTCTCAATTATGGCGACACCGTTTAGGTGAAGATACAAAAAGTGATGAAATGCTTTACGAAGAGACGGATGATACATTTTCTTTGTATATGGATAAATCACAGAGCGGTAAATTCATCTTCATTTATTCAGGGTCGAAAACGACAAGTGAAGTGCGTATGCTTGACGCCGCTTCTCCGCTATCATCATTGCAAGTGTTGGATGCGCGCCATGAAGGCATTCTGTACCAAGTCGAACATTGGGAAGATGACTTGCTCATCTTGACAAACGAAGGGGCAACGAACTTCCAGCTCCTACGTTGTCCACTCACGGATATTCACGCACGGGCAAATGTTATGCCTTACAACGAAGACCGTTATTTGCAGGCAGTATACCCGTTTCACGATAAGCTGCTTGTAGCAGGTCGGGAGAATGGATTGACGCAAGTGTGGGTGTTGCAAGACGATTCGTTAGAGCCAATTAGATGGGATGAGCCGTTATATAGCGTATCGGTTTTATCCAATCAGAGTTATGACACGACTGAAGCCTTAATCAGTTATGAATCTTTACTAACACCGGAAACAACATACGGACTGGACTTGCTTTCCGGACAGAAACAGCAGTTGCAAGTGGCACCCGTCAGCGGTGAATATGATCCTGCTCGCTTCCGCCAAGAGCATTTGTGGGCTACGGCAGAAGACGGTGTCAAGGTACCGATGACGATGGTCTATCGCGAAGGCGCGCTCGATAACGGACCCGCTCCGCTCATTTTACACGCCTATGGTTCATACGGATCCAATAGTGATCCATACTTCAATCCATATCGACTTCCGCTCCTTGAAAAAGGGATTGTGTTTGTCACAGCACAAGTACGCGGCGGTTCCGAAATGGGATGGAACTGGTATGAAGACGGAAAGATGGAGAACAAACGGAACACGTTCACCGACTTCATAGCTGCTGCAAAGCATCTTATCGATGAAAACTACACGACCAAGGATCAACTAGCTGCGCGCGGAGGCAGTGCAGGAGGATTACTTGTAGGGGCTGTTGCCAATATGGCAGGCGACCTGTTCCAAGTCATCGTTCCTGAAGTGCCATTCGTCGACGTTGTCACAACGATGCTCGATACAACCATCCCCCTAACTACTTTAGAATGGGATGAATGGGGAAATCCACAGAAAAAGGATGACTATTTCTACATGAAATCCTATAGTCCTTATGACAATGTCGAAGCGAAAGAGTATCCGAATCTATATATCACAACCGGACTCAACGATCCACGTGTCGGGTACTGGGAACCAGCGAAATGGGTTGCGCGTCTGCGCGAGCTTAAAACGGATGACAACACCCTCGTTATGAAAACGAATATGGGTGCAGGCCATTTTGGAGAATCCGGCCGTTTTAATCATTTGAAGGAAGCTGCTGCCTGTTACGCGTTCATGCTGGACAAGATTGGCGCGAATCAGAAGTGA
- a CDS encoding helix-turn-helix transcriptional regulator, whose translation MNEYIQQMIDWIEGRLKDVFSLEDLANYMGYSPYYCSFRFHQATGISIRRYILLRRLYVSTEDLVKNRKIIDIAFDYGYSSQEAYSRAFKTVFGISPREFQLNQKPVQSFPKLMFYERRGGVTMNREAEVIQLKNQKSELFDQDVLNILNGQMMYDEFYSKKLMGESDYAPFNEAMCVHATTTPIFDNNFIEVRAKGHGVTVENYNNKVIKPLSNLFEKDYTYIVLWFGEDMFCQMNLLTLLAYLEQSDYKGRVFLNSFREDEFKVNQTEITLGDYCSVYEEVLVNHTKPIHELFPLMYQAIEIFLGMQTENNPVTAYILKNKQLPQSQLLTQLFKLFPTVGYGDTQYIELINKIK comes from the coding sequence ATGAATGAATATATACAGCAAATGATTGATTGGATTGAGGGGCGTTTAAAAGATGTGTTTTCGCTAGAGGATTTAGCAAATTATATGGGGTATTCCCCTTATTATTGTTCGTTTAGATTTCATCAGGCAACAGGGATAAGCATTAGAAGATACATTCTTCTGAGAAGGTTGTATGTATCTACGGAAGATTTAGTGAAAAACCGGAAGATTATAGACATAGCGTTTGACTATGGTTACTCCTCTCAAGAGGCCTACAGCAGAGCGTTTAAAACAGTGTTTGGAATTAGTCCGAGAGAATTTCAACTCAATCAAAAGCCTGTCCAATCGTTTCCCAAGTTGATGTTTTACGAAAGAAGGGGTGGCGTTACGATGAATAGAGAAGCAGAGGTTATCCAACTAAAAAACCAGAAAAGTGAATTGTTTGACCAGGATGTGTTAAATATATTGAATGGACAAATGATGTACGATGAATTTTACAGTAAGAAGCTTATGGGAGAATCTGATTATGCACCCTTCAATGAAGCGATGTGTGTACATGCAACAACAACGCCCATTTTCGATAATAATTTTATAGAAGTGCGTGCAAAGGGGCACGGCGTAACGGTGGAAAACTACAACAATAAAGTCATCAAACCTTTATCGAATCTATTTGAGAAGGACTATACCTATATTGTTTTATGGTTCGGCGAAGATATGTTTTGTCAGATGAATTTGTTGACACTTCTAGCGTACCTTGAACAATCCGATTACAAAGGTCGAGTATTTCTGAATAGCTTTAGGGAAGACGAGTTTAAAGTTAACCAAACAGAGATTACGTTAGGTGACTATTGTTCAGTATATGAAGAAGTATTAGTCAATCATACGAAGCCGATCCATGAACTGTTTCCGCTCATGTATCAAGCGATCGAGATATTTTTAGGTATGCAGACGGAAAATAATCCTGTCACTGCTTATATTTTGAAGAATAAACAGCTCCCACAATCTCAATTGCTTACACAACTATTCAAGCTTTTCCCGACTGTAGGATATGGAGATACACAATATATTGAGTTAATTAACAAAATAAAATAA
- a CDS encoding DUF1456 family protein, whose protein sequence is MFMNNNDILSRLRYALDIKDVEMVEIFGLGGIQTTKEEVKEMLTKMKNTDADEEDTEYGRTIDNTTLESFLNGFVTLKRGVQEDKQGNRQTQFLMSSTNRNVNNIVLKKLKIALSLTSEDMIAILHEAGVELSKSELSAVLRKEGHRNYKECGDRYARNFLKGLALRYRD, encoded by the coding sequence ATATTCATGAATAATAATGACATTCTGAGCAGGTTGAGATATGCACTCGACATAAAAGATGTGGAAATGGTCGAGATATTTGGGCTGGGTGGCATTCAAACAACGAAGGAAGAAGTAAAAGAAATGTTGACGAAAATGAAAAATACAGATGCTGATGAGGAAGACACGGAATATGGGAGAACGATTGATAACACGACATTAGAGTCCTTTTTAAATGGCTTTGTCACGTTGAAAAGAGGTGTACAGGAGGACAAGCAGGGAAATCGTCAAACCCAGTTTCTCATGTCTTCTACTAACCGCAACGTCAATAATATCGTCCTGAAGAAATTGAAAATCGCACTTTCTCTCACTAGTGAGGATATGATCGCTATTTTACATGAAGCCGGAGTTGAACTATCCAAAAGTGAATTGAGTGCAGTGCTCCGTAAAGAAGGTCATCGGAATTATAAGGAGTGCGGTGATCGATATGCGCGAAACTTCCTAAAAGGGTTGGCATTACGATATCGGGATTAA